In one window of Qipengyuania profundimaris DNA:
- a CDS encoding alpha/beta fold hydrolase: MTIPGPTSQTFISQRLRLNYLDWGNRGKPPLVLVHGGRDHARSWDWVAEELCQDWHVVAMDHRGHGDSDWVSDGNYSASDMVYDLAQLVHQLGVGPVTIVSHSMGGNVSLRYAGTFPDMVAKIVAIEGLGPSPKRQEELRAKPYPERLNEWIGKKRAASGRSPRKYESIEAAFARMIEENSYLTEEQARHLTIHGVNRNEDGTYSWKFDPHLNVWPVEDIADEFLHQTWAAITAPTLLLYGADSWASNPEGDGRLDHFANADVIEFANAGHWLHHDQFDRFMKTLRDFL; this comes from the coding sequence ATGACCATTCCCGGCCCGACCTCCCAGACCTTCATTTCGCAGCGCCTGCGCCTCAACTATCTCGACTGGGGCAATCGGGGGAAGCCGCCGCTAGTGCTGGTCCACGGCGGGCGTGACCATGCGCGCAGCTGGGACTGGGTGGCGGAAGAGCTTTGCCAGGACTGGCACGTGGTCGCGATGGATCACCGCGGCCATGGCGATTCCGACTGGGTTTCGGACGGCAATTATTCGGCCAGCGACATGGTGTACGACCTTGCGCAGCTGGTCCACCAGCTCGGCGTCGGACCGGTGACGATCGTCAGCCATTCGATGGGAGGCAATGTATCGCTGCGCTATGCGGGGACTTTTCCCGACATGGTCGCCAAGATCGTCGCCATCGAAGGCCTCGGCCCCAGCCCCAAGCGGCAGGAAGAGCTACGCGCCAAGCCCTATCCCGAGCGGCTAAACGAATGGATCGGCAAGAAGCGCGCCGCCTCCGGTCGATCCCCACGCAAGTATGAAAGTATAGAAGCTGCTTTCGCACGGATGATCGAGGAGAACAGTTACCTCACCGAGGAACAGGCCCGGCACCTCACCATCCATGGCGTCAATCGCAACGAGGACGGCACCTATAGCTGGAAGTTCGATCCGCACCTCAATGTCTGGCCGGTCGAGGACATTGCCGACGAGTTTCTCCACCAGACCTGGGCCGCGATCACGGCGCCCACGCTACTGCTCTACGGCGCCGACAGCTGGGCCTCCAATCCAGAAGGCGATGGGCGGCTCGACCATTTCGCCAATGCCGATGTGATCGAGTTCGCAAATGCCGGACACTGGCTCCACCACGACCAGTTCGACCGGTTCATGAAAACCTTGAGGGACTTTCTGTAA